A region of Vitis vinifera cultivar Pinot Noir 40024 chromosome 15, ASM3070453v1 DNA encodes the following proteins:
- the LOC100248806 gene encoding protein RGF1 INDUCIBLE TRANSCRIPTION FACTOR 1, whose translation MMVSSNLLPRWLEALLREKFFNACVIHEYAKKNEKNIFCLDCCTSICPHCLSPHRSHRLLQIRRYVYHDVIRLDDAEKLMDCASVQAYTTNSAKVVFLNQRPQTRQFRGSGNICSTCDRSLQDPYHFCSLSCKIDYLLRTEGKLSKYLFECEYLTLPEPGCELEDGLLTPDSVLEPPGSMRTSSSSSAGEGAGGVGCRTLACTATTEFVRKKRSSVSVYRTACRPIYSPVSEISAGMMNRRKGTPQRSPLY comes from the exons ATG aTGGTTTCTTCAAATCTTCTTCCTAGATGGCTTGAGGCTCTTCTCAGGGAGAAGTTCTTCAACGCTTGTGTAATTCACGAGTATGCaaagaagaatgaaaagaaCATCTTTTGCTTGGACTGTTGCACCAGTATTTGCCCTCACTGCTTGTCCCCTCACCGCTCTCACCGACTTTTGCAG ATTAGAAGGTATGTTTACCACGATGTTATAAGATTGGATGATGCTGAGAAATTGATGGACTGTGCTTCAGTTCAA GCTTACACCACGAATAGTGCAAAAGTGGTGTTTTTAAATCAAAGGCCACAGACAAGGCAATTCAGAGGCTCTGGGAACATCTGCAGCACCTGTGACAGGAGTCTTCAAGACCCATATCACTTCTGCTCCCTCTCCTGCAAG ATTGACTATCTCCTGAGAACAGAAGGCAAGCTGTCCAAGTACCTCTTCGAGTGCGAGTACCTCACGTTGCCCGAACCGGGTTGTGAGCTCGAGGACGGTTTACTCACGCCTGACTCGGTACTCGAACCGCCAGGCTCGATGAGGACGTCGTCGAGTTCGAGCGCCGGCGAGGGTGCCGGAGGAGTCGGATGCCGGACTCTGGCTTGCACTGCGACCACCGAGTTCGTGAGGAAGAAGCGGAGTAGCGTATCGGTGTACCGGACAGCCTGCCGGCCGATATACTCCCCGGTTTCGGAGATTTCGGCCGGCATGATGAACCGGCGAAAGGGCACTCCACAGCGGTCGCCGCTGTACTGA